The Chitinivibrionia bacterium genome has a window encoding:
- a CDS encoding FkbM family methyltransferase, with protein MIVNKYISDVNDNTNITLDCFFENKIINFVKADIEGAEVKLVNGGQKILASQKDIKLLLATYHLKNAAEELKERLEKLEFTTEYSKGYMIVWWQNVEKETANPYIRRGVIRAKKV; from the coding sequence GTGATAGTTAATAAATACATATCGGATGTAAACGATAACACAAATATAACTCTGGATTGTTTTTTTGAAAATAAAATTATAAATTTTGTAAAGGCGGATATCGAAGGCGCAGAAGTGAAATTGGTAAACGGCGGTCAAAAAATACTCGCAAGTCAAAAAGATATAAAATTGCTTTTGGCAACATATCATCTGAAAAATGCTGCGGAAGAATTAAAAGAACGTTTGGAAAAATTAGAATTTACAACGGAATACTCCAAAGGATATATGATTGTTTGGTGGCAAAATGTAGAGAAAGAGACTGCTAATCCATATATAAGACGTGGAGTTATAAGAGCAAAAAAAGTTTAG
- a CDS encoding glycosyltransferase family 2 protein, producing MSKISVAMTTYNGEKFLQKQLDSITKQSRQVDELIVCDDGSNDNTVNILNGFYNTAPFPVKVIINEKNLGSTKNFEKCMALCEGDIIILCDQDDVWLTDKVKILEEMFLSNPNCEMAFTNAMTIDETGKPLNELLWSCFRFNEKKQKLLKNGKGLRCFAGENVVTGAASAVKKSFFEKTRPFPVDLVHDHWLATIAVLNKSLFFSNVITINYRIHPSQQLGLEIDTNNKKLIKKININNLCDHNIVINKAEITIKELNKRFHLTDEQRKIFIDKIKFYSFRENLIPNRLIRSSKIFSNMLCGNYHKFTNGFLSVAKDLLRNAGGIR from the coding sequence ATGAGTAAAATATCTGTCGCTATGACGACATATAACGGCGAAAAGTTTTTGCAAAAACAACTTGACAGCATAACTAAACAATCGCGGCAAGTTGATGAACTTATAGTTTGTGATGACGGTTCTAACGACAATACCGTAAATATCCTTAATGGATTTTACAATACTGCGCCGTTTCCCGTAAAAGTTATTATTAATGAAAAAAATTTAGGTAGTACAAAAAATTTTGAAAAATGCATGGCTCTCTGCGAAGGCGATATTATAATTTTATGCGACCAAGACGATGTTTGGCTAACGGATAAAGTTAAAATACTGGAAGAAATGTTTTTAAGTAATCCGAATTGCGAAATGGCTTTTACAAACGCTATGACAATAGACGAAACAGGAAAGCCGTTGAACGAATTGTTGTGGTCTTGCTTCCGTTTCAATGAAAAAAAACAAAAATTGCTGAAAAATGGAAAAGGATTAAGATGCTTTGCCGGAGAAAATGTTGTTACAGGCGCCGCATCGGCAGTGAAAAAGTCTTTTTTCGAAAAAACGCGACCTTTTCCTGTCGATTTAGTGCACGACCATTGGTTAGCTACAATAGCAGTGTTAAACAAAAGTTTGTTTTTCAGTAATGTAATTACAATAAACTATCGCATACATCCATCACAACAATTAGGATTAGAAATTGACACTAATAACAAAAAACTTATAAAAAAAATTAACATTAATAATTTATGCGACCATAATATAGTAATAAACAAGGCAGAAATCACAATTAAAGAGCTCAATAAAAGATTTCACCTAACAGACGAGCAACGCAAAATTTTTATTGATAAAATTAAATTTTATTCATTCCGCGAAAATCTTATACCTAACAGGTTAATACGTAGTTCAAAGATTTTTTCTAATATGCTTTGCGGAAATTATCATAAATTTACAAACGGCTTTTTAAGCGTAGCCAAAGATTTGTTAAGAAATGCGGGAGGTATTCGTTGA
- a CDS encoding AAA-like domain-containing protein, with translation MRKFNTTGLCVPNLHYMADVSEKIEQISQLVENGGYFSINRGRQYGKTTTLRLLAKHLSSKYTVISLSFEVTSDIMFESETGFCQGFLEKCAYYFTERKLPGADDWKDDSVVTFKSLDIFLSKVCKEKNFVLMIDEVDKSSNNLLFLKFLGVLRDKHLKRADKVGATFQSVILAGVYDIKNLKVKMVSAGIHELKDGEKRLNSPWNIAINFTVDMSLNVKEIASMLTEYENDYKTGMNIEEIAQEIRKYTSGYPYLVSRICQCLEVSKSWTVAGVQEAVKIILQEKSTLIDDLGKNIDSNKELADLLYDIAINGNSYVYNTAEPAMDLGITFGFLRNKNGQAVIDNLIFETVICSYFSIKKQLKGISINRVLPEDIIENSKFDMELCVQKFTEHYYELFKESGKNFLEDECRMLFLTYMKPLINGKGFYHIESETRNARRMDVVVDYFTDQFIVELKLWYGEAAHEKAYDQLCDYLESKNNNLGFLLTFDFRNNENIGKPQFKWVEYKGKKIFDCMVGY, from the coding sequence ATGCGTAAATTTAATACAACAGGACTTTGCGTGCCTAATTTACATTATATGGCAGATGTCAGTGAGAAAATTGAGCAAATTTCACAATTGGTCGAAAACGGAGGATATTTTTCCATAAATCGCGGCAGACAATACGGAAAAACGACAACGCTTAGGTTGCTCGCAAAACATCTTTCTTCAAAATATACTGTAATCTCTTTAAGTTTTGAAGTTACAAGCGATATAATGTTTGAGTCGGAAACAGGTTTTTGTCAAGGATTTCTTGAAAAATGCGCATACTATTTTACTGAAAGAAAATTGCCGGGAGCAGATGACTGGAAGGATGATTCGGTTGTTACATTTAAATCTCTCGACATCTTTTTGAGTAAAGTTTGCAAAGAAAAAAACTTCGTTCTAATGATAGACGAAGTAGATAAATCGTCAAATAATCTTCTGTTTTTAAAGTTTCTCGGAGTGCTACGAGATAAACACCTTAAAAGAGCGGATAAAGTTGGTGCGACATTTCAATCTGTAATTTTGGCAGGTGTTTACGACATCAAAAACCTGAAAGTAAAGATGGTATCAGCCGGAATACACGAATTAAAAGATGGTGAAAAACGCCTAAACTCGCCTTGGAATATAGCCATAAACTTTACTGTTGATATGTCGTTGAATGTCAAAGAAATAGCGTCAATGCTTACCGAATATGAAAACGACTATAAAACAGGAATGAATATCGAAGAAATTGCACAAGAAATTCGCAAATATACAAGTGGCTATCCTTATCTTGTTTCGCGAATTTGTCAATGCTTAGAAGTAAGTAAAAGCTGGACAGTTGCAGGCGTTCAAGAAGCAGTAAAAATAATTCTTCAAGAAAAAAGCACATTAATTGACGATTTGGGTAAAAATATTGACAGCAACAAAGAACTTGCCGATTTGCTATACGACATAGCAATAAACGGGAATTCTTATGTTTACAATACTGCAGAACCAGCGATGGATTTAGGCATAACATTTGGCTTTTTGCGCAATAAAAATGGACAAGCAGTAATAGATAATTTGATTTTTGAGACTGTTATTTGTTCTTATTTTTCAATAAAAAAACAATTGAAAGGTATTAGCATAAATCGGGTGCTTCCGGAAGATATAATCGAAAACAGCAAGTTTGATATGGAGCTTTGTGTCCAAAAATTTACGGAGCATTACTACGAACTTTTCAAAGAAAGCGGCAAGAACTTCTTAGAAGACGAATGTCGAATGTTATTTTTGACATATATGAAACCCTTGATTAACGGAAAAGGGTTCTATCATATAGAAAGCGAAACTCGTAATGCTCGACGAATGGACGTTGTTGTCGATTATTTTACCGATCAATTTATTGTGGAACTCAAACTCTGGTATGGCGAAGCGGCACACGAAAAAGCATACGACCAACTTTGCGACTATTTAGAAAGCAAAAACAATAATCTGGGCTTTTTACTTACTTTCGATTTTCGCAATAATGAAAATATCGGGAAACCACAATTCAAGTGGGTAGAGTATAAAGGTAAAAAGATTTTTGATTGCATGGTTGGGTATTGA
- a CDS encoding glycosyl transferase has protein sequence MIPKKIHYCWLSGDEIPEMLQKCMATWKEKMPDYEFILWDKSKFDVNSVRWVKEAYDAKKYAFAADYIRFYALYNYGGIYLDTDVEVLKTFDPLLSNKSFMGFEYISTPEAAVIGTEAGVNWIKKCLEYYNGKSFYDENGNIRNLAVPIMMKANLQKLYKQEIRDTSSIQHFDDLDLYPYQYFSPRDPYKNRINVNSDTYCIHHSVGSWCNGGRKTINRYKNLLLVYILGKRKYDEILFRHLYKRIKKEVEN, from the coding sequence ATGATACCAAAGAAAATTCACTATTGCTGGTTAAGCGGCGATGAAATTCCCGAAATGTTGCAAAAATGTATGGCAACTTGGAAAGAAAAAATGCCTGATTATGAATTTATACTGTGGGATAAGAGTAAATTTGATGTAAATTCCGTTCGTTGGGTAAAAGAGGCGTACGATGCAAAGAAATACGCTTTTGCTGCCGATTATATAAGATTTTATGCCTTATACAATTACGGTGGAATATATTTGGACACAGATGTCGAAGTATTAAAAACGTTTGATCCGCTTTTAAGCAACAAAAGTTTTATGGGATTTGAGTATATTTCAACACCGGAAGCCGCAGTAATCGGCACAGAAGCAGGCGTCAACTGGATAAAAAAATGCTTGGAATATTACAATGGTAAATCTTTTTATGATGAAAATGGAAATATAAGAAATTTGGCTGTTCCTATTATGATGAAAGCAAATTTGCAAAAACTTTATAAGCAAGAAATAAGGGATACATCGTCGATACAACATTTTGATGACCTTGATTTATATCCGTATCAATATTTTTCACCAAGAGATCCATATAAAAACCGCATAAATGTTAACTCTGATACATATTGCATACATCATTCGGTTGGCTCTTGGTGCAATGGCGGACGAAAAACAATAAACAGATACAAGAATTTATTGCTAGTATATATATTAGGAAAGAGAAAGTACGACGAAATTTTGTTCCGACACCTCTATAAAAGAATTAAAAAAGAAGTAGAAAACTGA
- a CDS encoding VanZ family protein, translating to MSKNIIRKIPAILIMIVIFTLSSLHGDNEFLNAFELNDKLKHIIAYFTLGTFLCLWIPREKWLAKPLFWGALVVITGTVFGILDEFHQSFVPGRSGNDIGDIIANFIGSLISPFVYFAVIYYQRRRHTEHPPEPTP from the coding sequence GTGAGCAAAAATATAATAAGAAAAATTCCCGCAATTCTGATAATGATAGTCATTTTCACTCTTTCCTCTTTGCACGGAGACAACGAGTTTTTGAATGCTTTTGAACTTAACGACAAATTAAAACACATTATTGCCTATTTCACTTTGGGAACATTTCTTTGTTTATGGATACCTCGTGAAAAATGGCTTGCAAAACCTCTTTTTTGGGGGGCGTTGGTTGTTATTACAGGTACGGTTTTCGGAATTTTAGACGAATTTCATCAATCTTTTGTTCCGGGGCGTTCGGGGAATGACATCGGGGATATAATAGCAAATTTTATCGGTAGCCTTATTTCGCCTTTTGTGTATTTTGCGGTAATTTATTATCAACGGCGGCGTCATACCGAACATCCTCCAGAACCAACCCCTTAG
- a CDS encoding polysaccharide biosynthesis protein, with the protein MIPKKIHYCWLSGEEFPDKVKKCMQTWKDIMPDYEFILWDMDRFDINSADFVKEAVNVKKWAFASDYIRLHALYTEGGIYLDTDVIVKKSFDGFLEHDFFSAIEFFPYIGNKNFIDLYDDGTVMQRISGYALQSAIFGSVAGHPFLKDCLNFYKDRHFILPDGSFADKIISPDICATIAQKYGFRYKNEEQNLAHGMIIFPSSILASNVWGFTKNSFAIHCAVGGWRSKSFWGKLITNNTLVRKLVKRPPVIKDEYEFVQNSPVWQECKEEK; encoded by the coding sequence ATGATACCTAAAAAAATTCATTACTGCTGGTTAAGCGGCGAAGAATTTCCCGACAAAGTAAAAAAATGTATGCAGACGTGGAAAGATATAATGCCCGATTACGAATTTATCTTGTGGGATATGGACAGATTTGACATAAATTCTGCTGATTTTGTAAAAGAAGCGGTTAACGTAAAAAAATGGGCGTTTGCCTCCGATTACATTCGCCTGCACGCGCTTTATACTGAAGGTGGAATTTATTTGGACACAGATGTTATTGTAAAAAAATCTTTCGACGGTTTTCTTGAGCACGACTTTTTTTCCGCCATAGAATTCTTTCCCTACATAGGCAACAAAAATTTTATTGACCTTTATGATGACGGAACTGTAATGCAAAGAATTTCGGGGTATGCGTTGCAATCTGCAATTTTCGGCTCGGTTGCAGGGCACCCATTTCTGAAAGACTGCTTGAATTTTTATAAAGACAGACATTTTATTCTTCCCGACGGCTCTTTTGCCGATAAAATAATATCCCCCGATATTTGTGCAACTATTGCGCAAAAGTATGGTTTTCGCTACAAAAACGAGGAGCAGAACTTGGCGCACGGAATGATAATTTTCCCATCTTCAATTTTAGCATCGAATGTATGGGGATTTACAAAAAATTCTTTCGCAATTCATTGTGCTGTTGGAGGTTGGCGCAGCAAATCTTTTTGGGGCAAACTTATCACGAACAACACTTTGGTTAGAAAATTAGTTAAGCGTCCACCTGTAATAAAAGACGAGTATGAATTTGTCCAAAACAGCCCTGTTTGGCAAGAATGCAAGGAGGAAAAATGA
- a CDS encoding polysaccharide biosynthesis protein, which yields MIPKKIHYCWLSGEEYPDDIKKCMQTWTDIMPDYEFVLWDKNRFDVNSVAWVKEAYEAKKYAFASDYIRLYALYNEGGIYLDTDVLVGKRFDAFLNYDFFTSLENKKKRRQSETVCQTFNELSEETETKISSNTYGFQIAVMGAKAKNEFIGDCLKWYEEHSFKLPDGTLRDKFSIGIGPDICSSIAQKYGFKYDTPQVQYFGKNMVVFPAKYFPNDPNVATKETYAVHLCKGGWVPKLSFYYMYRVFANNISKLKNVFKNRNKNQAFDAVKKLITE from the coding sequence ATGATACCGAAAAAAATTCATTACTGCTGGTTAAGTGGTGAAGAATATCCCGACGACATAAAAAAGTGTATGCAAACATGGACTGACATAATGCCGGATTACGAATTTGTCTTGTGGGATAAGAATAGATTCGATGTAAATTCCGTTGCTTGGGTAAAAGAGGCATACGAAGCGAAAAAATATGCTTTTGCGTCAGATTATATTCGTCTTTACGCTCTGTATAATGAAGGAGGAATTTATTTGGATACAGATGTTTTGGTGGGAAAAAGGTTTGATGCGTTTCTAAACTATGATTTTTTCACTTCGCTGGAAAACAAAAAAAAACGAAGACAAAGCGAAACCGTATGCCAAACATTCAACGAATTATCAGAGGAAACAGAAACTAAAATAAGTTCAAATACTTACGGATTTCAAATAGCAGTCATGGGCGCAAAAGCAAAAAATGAATTTATCGGAGACTGTTTGAAATGGTATGAAGAACATAGTTTCAAACTTCCGGACGGAACATTAAGAGACAAATTTTCAATAGGAATAGGACCAGACATTTGTTCTTCAATCGCCCAAAAATACGGTTTCAAATATGATACGCCGCAAGTTCAGTATTTCGGAAAAAACATGGTTGTGTTTCCTGCGAAATATTTTCCTAATGACCCGAACGTTGCTACAAAAGAAACGTATGCAGTTCATTTATGTAAGGGTGGTTGGGTGCCAAAGCTCTCTTTTTATTACATGTACAGAGTCTTTGCAAATAATATTTCAAAATTGAAAAATGTGTTCAAGAACAGAAATAAAAATCAGGCTTTTGACGCTGTAAAAAAATTAATTACCGAATAA